The following are encoded in a window of Manihot esculenta cultivar AM560-2 chromosome 8, M.esculenta_v8, whole genome shotgun sequence genomic DNA:
- the LOC110621705 gene encoding probable calcium-binding protein CML36 produces the protein MKQFIKAISPKRLFRSKKDRSVVSRSDPSSYSYGASSSSSSDSSVSNHKPDLIGGAVDIGTPTSVLPDLSGDWSDISCDTYSELLQAFKLIDKDNDGIIPRNELEALLSRLGAKPPSQEEVATMLSEVDQEGDGFISVEALMSRIGSTYEPAADDELRVAFEFFDTDQDGKITAEELLEVYKTLGDEQCTLDDCRRMIAQVDKNGVGFVCFEDFSRMMELQR, from the coding sequence ATGAAACAGTTCATCAAGGCTATCAGTCCCAAACGCCTTTTCAGATCCAAAAAGGACCGATCTGTTGTCTCCAGATCTGATCCGTCGTCATATAGTTATGGTGCGTCGTCGTCTTCGTCTTCCGACTCTTCCGTTTCCAACCATAAGCCTGATTTGATAGGCGGTGCGGTTGATATCGGAACGCCTACCAGTGTTCTCCCTGATTTATCCGGTGACTGGTCAGACATCTCCTGCGATACTTATTCAGAGCTGCTTCAGGCCTTTAAGCTCATAGACAAGGATAATGATGGGATTATCCCAAGGAACGAGTTAGAGGCGCTGTTGAGCCGATTGGGAGCGAAACCTCCCAGCCAAGAAGAGGTGGCGACGATGTTAAGCGAGGTGGATCAGGAGGGCGATGGATTCATAAGCGTGGAGGCTCTAATGAGCCGCATCGGCTCCACCTATGAACCGGCGGCGGACGATGAGCTTAGAGTGGCTTTTGAGTTCTTTGACACGGATCAGGACGGGAAAATAACAGCCGAGGAGCTACTCGAAGTTTACAAAACGCTCGGGGACGAGCAGTGCACGTTAGACGATTGCCGGCGCATGATAGCACAGGTGGATAAGAACGGGGTTGGGTTTGTATGCTTCGAAGATTTTTCTCGCATGATGGAGCTTCAAAGATGA